The window GGCCTCGTGATGCTCGTCATTTGGCCCGGCACCCCAGTTGTCGCGTGAACGCTGCGCCTGTTTGTTGGACTTGCACTAGGTGGTGAGAATCTTGGACGGCCCGGCGATGGCCGCCGAGATGTTGGACAGCTCGGTGATGAGAATGACCAGCAGGTCGTCCACCGAGACCAGCCCCACCATCCGTCCCTGGCCGTCCAGGATGGGCAGCCGCCGGATCGAGGCCTCCGCCATCTTGATGGCCGCGTCCATCAGGGTGTCGCTCCTGCGGCCGGTGATGACGTGGCGGCACATGACTTCCTCGACGCGAGTCGCGTCGGGGAGCCGCCCCTCTGCCACCACCGCGAGCACGATGTCCCGGTCGGTGAGGATCCCCACCGGCTTGCGGGTGGAGCCGGTGACGACCACGCAACCCACCCCCTCGTCCCGCATGCGCTTGGCCGCGGCCGCGACGGTCTCGGTGGGGCGAACCGTCACCGGCTTGGTGTTCATCAGGTCCGCGAGAGTCATGGGCCGCCTCCACCGGGAAGGGCTTTTGTGCTTGCCATTGTAGCCGGGCGATGCTAGTAAAGCAAGCGGCGTGGCTCACCGGGGCGCGGCCGGGCGGCCGGCGCGCCCGGTTTTTTCTCGCGGGACCTGCAGAAGGAGCGGAGAGACCCCGGGTTATGGCAGAGCGAGCCGAACTCGCGCTCTCCCCCGCGGTGGGAGGCGAGGTCCGGCTGGGCCAGTATGTCGTCCTGGAGGAGCTGGCCGGCGGCGGCATGGCCCGGCTCTATCGCGCCCGCCACGCCAGCCTCGGGCGCGTGGTGGCCCTGAAGGAGCTCCACCCCCGCTACCGGGATGACCCGGCGATGCGGGAGCGCTTCCGCCGCGAGGCGGAGGTGGCGACCAGCCTGGCCCACGACCACATCGTCCGGGCGTACGAGTTCTGGGAGGATGCCGGGCGGGCCTTCCTCGCCCTGGAGTTCGTGGACGGGCTGGACGGCAAGTCCCTCCTCCAACGGGTGGGGCGGCTGCCGGCCACGGTCACTGT is drawn from Candidatus Methylomirabilis sp. and contains these coding sequences:
- a CDS encoding CBS domain-containing protein, encoding MTLADLMNTKPVTVRPTETVAAAAKRMRDEGVGCVVVTGSTRKPVGILTDRDIVLAVVAEGRLPDATRVEEVMCRHVITGRRSDTLMDAAIKMAEASIRRLPILDGQGRMVGLVSVDDLLVILITELSNISAAIAGPSKILTT